The following coding sequences lie in one Corynebacterium anserum genomic window:
- a CDS encoding mechanosensitive ion channel family protein — protein MLNVDYFLLRLWEWLIRNGLPIAALLIVAVLIPRVGRLAVRIVTQRFSKEEEATKTRLALIGATVYVLEAIAYFFVIMLILTKLGVPPMGAAIPATVVSAAVGFGAQNVIGDFLAGFFIISERQFGLGDYVGFDGPSKPVEGTVVALTLRSTRLRTPSGEMVNIPNGSTGVITNFSQEWSRAVVDIQIPMNSGESMADLTRKVEAAAEEAVKDPEVAKDITDDLDVLPATKLIQPTTAGQPWSVQYRITVDVNPARQWAVERAIRAAIANVFWDRMQVARGFAPLNPDGTSAHHGDLPHGSNGQHSDSDTLEAATELMPSVVASTKKTELNQSIRSHGSHSSMTATDDGPGAPAFKGGAHSADGSTSNQPGHHDEEALEEETINGWFDRHEYDTKLKNILSVGGRTRVSTTLLLLGLLLIGGLALASSNPDGGNAGMLNPAYWNERTNGQKTTQPSTEPSEVTKDVQETTGNAEQTANSTETNDQQGKASSTAPQTASSHSDTSAPTTPHQSESHNAPRQTPSSGGVTDTTGNSVDTHASAPLKEAESAINSARR, from the coding sequence ATGCTCAATGTCGATTACTTCCTTCTTCGCCTCTGGGAATGGCTCATCCGCAACGGCCTCCCCATCGCAGCACTGCTAATCGTCGCAGTGCTCATTCCCCGCGTGGGGCGTCTTGCCGTTCGTATCGTTACGCAACGCTTCTCGAAGGAAGAAGAAGCAACCAAGACGCGTCTCGCGCTCATCGGAGCCACAGTCTACGTCCTGGAAGCCATTGCATACTTCTTCGTGATCATGCTGATCCTCACAAAGCTCGGGGTGCCACCCATGGGCGCTGCCATCCCAGCCACTGTGGTTTCCGCCGCTGTCGGTTTCGGCGCGCAAAACGTTATCGGCGACTTCCTCGCCGGCTTCTTCATCATTTCCGAACGTCAATTCGGTCTCGGCGACTACGTAGGATTTGATGGCCCGTCTAAGCCGGTAGAGGGGACTGTCGTGGCTCTCACGCTACGCTCCACACGTCTACGCACGCCCTCCGGGGAAATGGTCAACATTCCCAACGGTTCCACTGGTGTGATCACGAACTTCTCCCAGGAATGGTCACGCGCCGTGGTTGACATCCAGATTCCAATGAACTCCGGTGAATCTATGGCCGACCTCACCCGCAAAGTAGAGGCAGCAGCTGAGGAGGCTGTCAAGGATCCGGAGGTTGCTAAAGACATCACAGACGATCTCGATGTACTCCCCGCCACCAAACTCATTCAACCTACCACCGCAGGACAACCATGGTCTGTTCAATACCGCATCACGGTAGACGTAAACCCTGCACGCCAGTGGGCTGTAGAGCGCGCAATCCGCGCAGCTATAGCCAATGTGTTCTGGGATCGGATGCAAGTCGCGAGAGGCTTTGCTCCGCTTAATCCCGACGGCACTTCTGCTCATCACGGAGATCTTCCCCACGGCTCTAACGGGCAACACTCAGACTCGGACACACTAGAAGCAGCTACAGAATTGATGCCATCAGTAGTGGCGTCGACAAAGAAAACAGAACTCAACCAGTCGATACGCAGCCACGGCTCACACAGCTCCATGACTGCAACCGACGATGGCCCGGGAGCTCCCGCGTTCAAAGGCGGGGCTCATAGTGCCGATGGATCAACGTCCAATCAGCCAGGTCACCACGACGAAGAGGCACTGGAGGAGGAAACCATCAACGGTTGGTTCGACCGACATGAATATGACACAAAGCTAAAGAACATCCTCAGCGTCGGTGGCCGAACGCGTGTGTCCACCACTCTCCTGCTCCTCGGCCTCCTACTCATCGGCGGTTTAGCACTGGCCTCCTCCAATCCCGATGGCGGCAATGCCGGTATGCTCAACCCGGCATACTGGAACGAACGCACTAATGGGCAAAAAACCACGCAACCCAGTACCGAGCCATCAGAAGTAACTAAGGACGTCCAGGAAACAACTGGCAACGCCGAACAAACCGCTAACTCAACCGAGACGAACGACCAGCAAGGCAAAGCAAGCAGCACCGCTCCCCAGACAGCTTCTTCACACTCTGACACCTCAGCCCCGACTACTCCTCACCAAAGTGAGTCGCATAACGCTCCACGCCAAACCCCATCGTCCGGTGGAGTCACTGACACGACAGGCAATTCCGTAGATACCCACGCTTCCGCTCCACTCAAGGAGGCAGAGTCCGCAATTAATTCCGCTCGCCGCTAG
- a CDS encoding PH domain-containing protein: MTPQAENPNDTHPDTPPTSGPGVKWKGENAILTPSREHILGAGVMFLICLMFTGYDVSTFFWVPLIPLAFMAWTLYVRTVVGPNGITTRYMFRKGQTMTWDEFSGIQFSNSGKAYAVARDKTAQEEVLRQIRRDTAPDSTGAANSTTPQEAPPENQQYGGAKRLSAQGNKSRNTASSTGIERRFWLPGVTFNSLVTLSAASEGRIPDPVTPGRESADRKVQVVHKDGYAVLMTKEEYADYEKKRRAEEAAKKAARNRTTEERPVHNDEK; this comes from the coding sequence ATGACCCCTCAGGCAGAAAATCCCAACGACACACACCCCGACACCCCACCCACCTCTGGCCCTGGGGTGAAATGGAAAGGCGAAAATGCCATCCTCACTCCCAGCCGTGAGCACATCCTCGGTGCAGGCGTGATGTTCCTCATCTGCCTCATGTTTACTGGCTACGATGTTTCCACGTTCTTCTGGGTTCCCCTGATACCCCTCGCTTTCATGGCATGGACTCTTTATGTACGAACTGTGGTCGGACCCAACGGAATCACCACTCGCTACATGTTCCGCAAAGGTCAGACCATGACCTGGGATGAGTTTTCTGGAATCCAATTCAGCAACTCAGGCAAAGCCTACGCGGTCGCCCGCGACAAAACAGCACAGGAAGAGGTTCTGCGCCAGATTCGACGTGACACGGCACCCGACTCAACTGGAGCAGCCAACAGCACTACCCCACAGGAAGCACCCCCAGAAAACCAGCAGTACGGGGGAGCAAAGCGGCTCAGTGCGCAGGGGAACAAATCACGTAACACTGCATCTTCGACGGGTATTGAACGGCGCTTCTGGTTACCAGGAGTAACGTTCAATTCACTGGTCACCCTCAGTGCAGCATCAGAAGGTCGCATTCCAGATCCGGTCACCCCCGGACGAGAATCTGCAGACCGCAAGGTTCAGGTGGTCCATAAGGACGGTTACGCCGTGCTTATGACCAAAGAAGAATACGCCGACTACGAAAAAAAGCGACGCGCAGAGGAAGCCGCGAAAAAGGCCGCACGCAATCGCACTACCGAAGAACGCCCCGTCCATAATGACGAGAAATAG
- the ilvD gene encoding dihydroxy-acid dehydratase, with protein sequence MNAIPLRSSVTTQGRNAAGARALWRATGMTEEDFDNKPIIAIANSYTQFVPGHVHLKDVGEIVADAIRNAGGVPREFNTIAVDDGIAMGHAGMLYSLPSREIISDAVEYMVNGHAADALVCISNCDKITPGMLNAAMRLNIPVVFVSGGPMEAGKAVVVDGVAQAPTDLITAISASASDAVSTQSLLTVEQAACPTCGSCSGMFTANSMNCLTEALGLSLPGNGSTLATHEARRALFTQAGTTIVELCRRYYGDGDESVLPRNIATREAFENAMALDMAMGGSTNTVLHILAAAEEGGIDFTLRDIDELSKRVPCLSKVAPNSDYHMEDVHRGGGIPAILGELYRGGKLNEGVHSVHSHTLKEWLLRWDIRSGEASDEAIELFHAAPGGVRTTEPFSTNNRWSELDTDAENGVIRDIDHAYTADGGLVVLRGNLAEDGAVIKSAGVDPSVWHFEGTALVVESQEDAVRVILDKKVQPGHVVVVRYEGPAGGPGMQEMLHPTAFLKGAGLGKKCALITDGRFSGGSSGISVGHISPEAAHGGLIGLIRDGDPILIDVHERRLELQISQEEIAQRREEMEASDAPWTPTTRQRTVTKALRAYAAMATSADRGAVREVK encoded by the coding sequence ATGAACGCCATCCCATTGAGGTCATCTGTTACCACCCAAGGTCGTAACGCCGCTGGTGCCCGCGCGCTATGGCGTGCAACGGGCATGACCGAAGAAGACTTCGACAACAAGCCAATCATCGCCATTGCAAACTCTTACACCCAGTTCGTGCCAGGTCACGTGCATCTCAAAGACGTTGGCGAGATTGTAGCTGATGCTATTCGCAACGCGGGCGGAGTACCGCGTGAGTTCAACACGATCGCCGTCGACGATGGCATCGCTATGGGACATGCAGGCATGCTCTACTCCCTACCGTCTCGCGAAATTATCTCCGATGCCGTGGAGTACATGGTTAACGGTCATGCTGCTGATGCCCTCGTCTGCATCTCCAACTGTGACAAGATCACTCCGGGTATGCTCAACGCGGCAATGCGGTTGAACATCCCCGTAGTTTTCGTCTCAGGCGGCCCAATGGAAGCTGGTAAAGCTGTCGTCGTCGATGGTGTAGCTCAGGCTCCCACCGATCTAATCACGGCAATTTCCGCATCCGCCTCCGATGCTGTCTCTACGCAAAGCCTGCTCACCGTAGAACAGGCTGCGTGCCCGACATGCGGCTCATGCTCCGGAATGTTCACCGCAAATTCCATGAACTGCCTGACCGAAGCGTTAGGTCTGTCTCTTCCCGGCAACGGCTCCACCCTCGCTACACATGAGGCTCGACGAGCCCTATTTACTCAGGCGGGAACTACCATCGTGGAACTCTGCCGTCGATACTACGGTGACGGTGACGAATCTGTACTGCCCCGGAACATTGCCACCCGGGAAGCATTTGAAAATGCCATGGCTTTGGATATGGCCATGGGCGGTTCCACAAATACGGTTCTGCACATTCTCGCAGCAGCTGAAGAGGGAGGCATAGATTTCACTCTCCGGGACATTGACGAGTTGTCCAAACGCGTCCCCTGCCTGTCCAAGGTCGCGCCGAACTCCGACTACCACATGGAAGATGTCCACCGCGGAGGCGGCATTCCCGCCATCCTGGGAGAGCTATACCGCGGCGGCAAGCTCAACGAGGGCGTTCATTCAGTTCATTCACACACCCTGAAGGAATGGCTACTGCGGTGGGACATCCGTTCCGGTGAAGCCTCCGACGAGGCAATTGAGCTCTTCCATGCCGCACCTGGTGGGGTACGTACCACCGAGCCATTTTCCACGAACAATCGCTGGTCGGAGTTAGATACAGACGCTGAAAATGGTGTCATTCGCGACATCGACCATGCCTACACCGCCGATGGTGGTCTCGTTGTTCTCCGCGGCAATCTCGCAGAAGATGGCGCCGTCATCAAATCTGCGGGTGTGGATCCGTCCGTATGGCACTTCGAAGGCACTGCCTTGGTTGTGGAATCTCAAGAAGATGCGGTCAGAGTGATTCTCGATAAGAAAGTTCAGCCAGGACATGTCGTGGTTGTCCGCTACGAAGGTCCTGCGGGCGGCCCAGGAATGCAGGAAATGCTACATCCGACCGCGTTTCTTAAAGGTGCGGGTCTGGGCAAGAAGTGTGCACTCATCACCGATGGACGTTTCTCTGGCGGATCGTCTGGGATCTCCGTGGGTCATATCTCCCCTGAAGCTGCTCACGGCGGCTTGATTGGTTTGATTCGCGATGGTGATCCTATCCTTATCGATGTCCACGAGCGTCGCCTGGAACTGCAGATTTCTCAAGAGGAAATCGCACAACGTCGGGAAGAAATGGAAGCAAGCGATGCACCATGGACGCCAACCACCCGTCAACGAACCGTGACTAAAGCACTTCGGGCATACGCTGCCATGGCCACCTCCGCGGACCGGGGCGCGGTGCGCGAGGTTAAGTAA
- a CDS encoding ArgP/LysG family DNA-binding transcriptional regulator, giving the protein MLPRHMDTLLAIVDEGSFEAAAATLGVSASAISQRMKTLEAAVGRVLLRRTVPVSVIPAGEVLVQTARRMQLLEAEADSLLSGSLATVPLSIVINADSLATWFRPVFASAQEFMGPGLRLRIEDERHSLRLLQRGDCMGAVTTEEQPVTGCHSEFLGYQRYLAVASPTVAALIEDGTFGWSNLPYVRYNKKDSLEVEYLRQHQGDIRVASERRETHVPYFDGINDAVAAGLGWAMVPEKAATPYINSGQFVVLDGRLPTTKNHPNWLDVPLYWQRWKVESELLEKLTDAIHAAAARTLLS; this is encoded by the coding sequence ATGCTCCCACGACACATGGATACACTGCTTGCGATCGTCGACGAAGGCTCTTTCGAGGCCGCAGCGGCCACATTGGGTGTGAGTGCGTCGGCTATTTCACAACGGATGAAAACACTAGAAGCAGCTGTCGGCCGCGTTTTGCTACGCCGTACGGTTCCGGTGAGCGTTATTCCGGCCGGTGAGGTTCTGGTTCAAACCGCTCGACGCATGCAACTACTTGAAGCGGAAGCTGACAGCCTGCTCAGCGGTTCCCTCGCCACAGTTCCTTTGAGCATTGTGATCAATGCTGATTCCTTGGCTACGTGGTTTCGTCCCGTATTCGCTAGTGCTCAGGAGTTCATGGGGCCAGGGTTGCGCTTACGCATCGAGGATGAGAGACACTCTTTGCGTTTGCTGCAGCGTGGCGATTGCATGGGTGCAGTGACCACAGAGGAACAGCCGGTGACTGGCTGTCATAGTGAATTTCTTGGCTATCAGCGTTATCTCGCCGTTGCATCACCGACTGTTGCTGCCTTAATAGAGGACGGAACCTTTGGCTGGTCGAACCTACCGTATGTGCGATACAACAAAAAAGATTCGCTAGAAGTGGAGTATTTGAGGCAGCACCAGGGGGACATCAGGGTGGCGTCGGAACGAAGAGAAACACATGTGCCTTATTTCGACGGCATCAATGATGCCGTCGCGGCGGGTTTGGGTTGGGCGATGGTACCGGAAAAGGCGGCGACACCCTACATCAATAGCGGGCAGTTCGTGGTGCTTGATGGACGGTTACCAACCACAAAGAACCACCCGAATTGGCTAGATGTTCCGCTGTATTGGCAGCGCTGGAAAGTGGAATCTGAGCTCCTGGAGAAGCTCACGGATGCTATCCACGCGGCAGCGGCGCGCACTTTGCTCAGCTGA
- a CDS encoding LysE/ArgO family amino acid transporter — translation MDNQWLTVAFSSFILWTSLMLAFGPQSALILKQGIRKHGLITVLVVVIISDFFLAALGISGVSAMLERAPWLVTGLRWGGVVYILWFASTCFRDGLHPRVDTSKNAPVGNDAAVYSNAVHSPLPLPNNDNSQSQASHRPLSATSPVSQSSIAIAVAEAPARTSTPLTLIRTATQPGLTAFAITWFNPNAYVDSILLGSLSIHHPGMDTAIFVGAMCGTCLWFPSFGFAAHKLSGQLAKPHIWAKLNLAIGVIMVFLALRLAIGG, via the coding sequence ATGGATAATCAGTGGCTTACGGTAGCGTTTAGCAGCTTCATTCTATGGACCTCACTCATGCTCGCATTCGGTCCACAAAGCGCCCTCATTCTCAAACAGGGAATCCGCAAACATGGATTAATTACCGTATTGGTGGTTGTGATCATCAGCGATTTCTTTCTTGCGGCACTGGGTATTTCCGGCGTTTCTGCGATGCTCGAACGCGCCCCTTGGCTCGTCACTGGCCTACGCTGGGGTGGCGTGGTGTACATCCTCTGGTTCGCCTCTACCTGCTTCCGTGATGGATTACACCCGAGAGTTGACACCAGCAAGAATGCTCCAGTGGGTAACGATGCCGCGGTTTATAGCAATGCCGTACACAGTCCGCTCCCACTTCCAAACAACGATAATAGCCAGTCTCAAGCCTCACACCGACCACTATCGGCTACCTCACCCGTTAGCCAATCCTCGATAGCAATAGCAGTAGCTGAAGCTCCCGCCCGTACGTCCACACCCCTCACCCTCATTCGCACCGCCACCCAGCCAGGTCTCACGGCCTTCGCCATAACTTGGTTCAACCCCAATGCTTATGTCGATTCAATCCTGCTGGGAAGCTTGTCCATCCACCACCCGGGCATGGACACTGCCATTTTTGTCGGAGCTATGTGCGGCACCTGTCTCTGGTTCCCCTCTTTCGGATTCGCCGCGCATAAACTCTCCGGTCAACTAGCCAAACCGCACATATGGGCCAAGTTGAACCTCGCGATCGGTGTCATCATGGTATTCCTCGCGCTACGCCTGGCAATCGGCGGGTAA
- a CDS encoding DoxX family protein, producing MTNFDNSGKNGSTPKPGDEHFFDPHDDIDVPVYRRDAHPGGSAQSASQFAKGANARGKDEIAVNKQSADVDKNQELDKTQKFTAVSSKTKGAQSSSSTSRKSASSAQRTASPQPERTTGADKQSRDIYAMLGRARPQRIEAQPVHDRHTVSAENEGEDHPDNALETEEARTTAHVSPKTVSAMPGAQNEAQTKAKGEAAVAQQSSHPRSGDSKIAGAQCSDSTTKKAAVAASQPANAKAPHVQQQPVTRALPEQKPLQPVMVPGTEGNQSSAPQSETPTQSHGRSSVELQSEQMPEGLDGEQLPEAPQGDVPHDVADEDQEQPIVEKRGTIGFGVFVLRLVAGIWLLVMGLQNLFGFGGASLNNFEAMMFNYNSSHVLAFGLSIGAVIGGVSVLLGLLTPLGAAVGTVVAGFMGLHALSESTTGFWPSELDPTFSTWILIAVICLSLVLTGPGKASFDRSRGWAVRPLASAWIFAIIALGGLIALWVAVGGGNPLG from the coding sequence GTGACTAATTTTGACAACTCAGGAAAGAATGGATCTACCCCGAAGCCGGGCGATGAGCATTTCTTTGATCCGCACGATGATATCGACGTGCCGGTCTACCGCCGCGACGCTCACCCCGGTGGTTCCGCTCAGTCAGCTTCACAGTTCGCCAAGGGCGCTAATGCACGTGGTAAAGACGAAATAGCCGTGAACAAGCAATCGGCTGACGTTGATAAGAACCAGGAGCTGGACAAGACTCAGAAGTTTACGGCCGTATCCTCGAAGACGAAGGGCGCACAGTCTTCCTCTAGTACATCGCGGAAGTCGGCCTCCAGCGCGCAGCGGACAGCGTCCCCCCAGCCAGAGCGTACTACTGGGGCGGATAAACAATCACGTGACATCTACGCGATGCTTGGACGGGCTCGTCCGCAGCGTATCGAGGCTCAGCCTGTCCATGACAGGCACACAGTCTCCGCTGAAAATGAGGGCGAAGACCACCCGGATAATGCTCTTGAGACTGAGGAAGCACGCACTACCGCGCATGTATCCCCTAAGACTGTCTCCGCTATGCCCGGCGCACAGAATGAAGCGCAAACAAAAGCAAAGGGTGAAGCTGCGGTAGCTCAACAGTCGAGTCACCCACGAAGCGGTGACAGCAAGATCGCGGGAGCTCAATGCTCAGATTCCACAACTAAGAAAGCTGCGGTTGCGGCTTCTCAGCCTGCCAATGCGAAAGCTCCTCACGTGCAACAGCAACCTGTTACTCGTGCACTGCCCGAGCAAAAGCCTTTACAACCGGTGATGGTGCCTGGAACTGAAGGGAATCAATCTTCAGCTCCCCAGTCTGAGACCCCGACGCAGTCTCACGGTCGATCTTCTGTAGAGCTACAGAGTGAGCAAATGCCGGAAGGGCTAGATGGTGAACAGCTTCCTGAAGCACCGCAAGGTGATGTCCCGCACGATGTTGCAGATGAGGATCAAGAGCAACCAATTGTCGAGAAGCGGGGCACTATTGGCTTCGGTGTCTTCGTTCTTCGGCTCGTTGCCGGAATCTGGCTGCTCGTCATGGGGCTGCAGAATCTTTTTGGCTTCGGAGGCGCAAGCCTTAACAATTTTGAAGCCATGATGTTTAACTACAATTCATCCCACGTCCTGGCCTTTGGTCTATCGATCGGAGCGGTCATCGGCGGCGTATCCGTGCTTCTCGGTCTGCTCACGCCGTTAGGTGCGGCAGTAGGAACTGTTGTTGCCGGATTCATGGGCTTGCACGCGCTCTCTGAGTCCACCACGGGTTTCTGGCCAAGTGAGCTCGACCCAACGTTTAGTACGTGGATCCTTATCGCAGTGATCTGCTTGTCTCTAGTGTTGACGGGACCGGGGAAGGCTTCTTTTGACCGCTCGCGAGGGTGGGCAGTGCGCCCACTAGCTTCGGCCTGGATTTTCGCGATTATCGCGCTCGGTGGATTAATAGCGCTATGGGTAGCTGTTGGGGGCGGCAACCCTCTCGGCTGA
- the gatB gene encoding Asp-tRNA(Asn)/Glu-tRNA(Gln) amidotransferase subunit GatB gives MTAPVYDYSDDVMDFDEVLERFEPVMGMEVHVELATKTKMFSTSSAEFGDDPNTNVDPCSLGLPGALPVVNKKGVEWAIKIGLALNCKIAPYSRFARKNYFYPDQPKNYQISQYDEPIAYDGYLDVVLEDGTEWRVEIERAHMEEDTGKLTHLGGASGRIHGATASLVDCNRAGVPLIEIVTKPIEGAGERAPEVAKAYVSALRELVKALGVSDARMDQGSMRVDSNLSLKEKGSTEFGTRTETKNINSLKSVEQAVRFEMQRQAACLVNGVDIVQETRHYQEADGTTSKGRPKETMADYRYFNDPDLPPVLAPEEWVEEIRQTLPEMPWIRRARIQKEWGIKDKEMRDLVNAGALDLIVETVEAGAKPGEARSWWVSYLAGKANENGTELQELSITPAQVARVIELVSEGKLTTKLARQAVDGVLAGEGDVDEVVASRGLEVVRDDGAIEKAVDDALAANPDIVEKYKAGNKKVTGAIVGAVMKATQGKADPGQVNQLIAKKLS, from the coding sequence ATGACTGCGCCTGTCTATGACTATTCCGATGATGTGATGGACTTCGATGAAGTGCTTGAGCGCTTTGAACCCGTAATGGGAATGGAAGTCCACGTGGAACTCGCGACAAAGACGAAGATGTTTTCTACTTCGTCTGCAGAATTCGGCGATGACCCAAATACCAACGTTGACCCCTGCAGCTTGGGTCTGCCGGGGGCGTTGCCCGTAGTCAACAAGAAGGGTGTGGAGTGGGCCATCAAGATTGGACTGGCGCTCAACTGCAAGATCGCCCCGTATTCTCGGTTTGCCCGGAAGAATTATTTCTACCCGGATCAGCCGAAGAATTATCAGATCTCTCAGTATGATGAGCCGATTGCTTATGACGGCTACCTCGATGTCGTTCTTGAGGATGGTACTGAGTGGCGTGTAGAGATTGAGCGAGCACACATGGAGGAAGATACCGGAAAGCTCACTCACCTGGGTGGGGCGTCCGGCCGTATCCACGGCGCTACTGCCTCGCTGGTCGACTGCAACCGCGCTGGTGTGCCCCTGATTGAGATCGTGACCAAACCCATCGAGGGAGCTGGGGAGCGGGCTCCAGAAGTAGCCAAGGCATATGTTTCTGCACTGCGTGAATTGGTGAAGGCACTCGGGGTTTCCGACGCACGCATGGATCAAGGTTCCATGCGCGTGGATTCCAATCTTTCTCTCAAGGAAAAGGGGTCAACTGAGTTTGGAACCCGCACCGAGACTAAGAACATTAACTCCTTAAAGTCCGTAGAACAGGCCGTCCGTTTCGAAATGCAGCGGCAGGCTGCGTGTCTGGTGAACGGTGTAGACATCGTACAGGAGACGCGCCACTACCAGGAGGCCGATGGAACGACCTCGAAGGGTCGTCCGAAGGAAACTATGGCGGATTACCGCTACTTTAATGACCCCGACCTGCCTCCAGTGCTTGCTCCGGAGGAGTGGGTGGAGGAGATTCGTCAGACTTTGCCGGAGATGCCGTGGATTCGTCGAGCTCGGATCCAGAAAGAGTGGGGCATCAAGGACAAGGAGATGCGCGATTTGGTTAACGCTGGTGCTCTCGACTTGATTGTCGAGACAGTGGAGGCCGGCGCTAAGCCCGGTGAGGCTCGGTCGTGGTGGGTATCTTATTTGGCAGGTAAGGCTAATGAGAACGGCACCGAATTGCAGGAGTTGAGTATCACTCCGGCGCAGGTCGCCCGTGTAATCGAACTTGTTTCTGAGGGTAAATTGACGACGAAACTCGCCCGTCAAGCGGTTGACGGTGTTCTTGCTGGCGAGGGCGATGTTGATGAAGTCGTTGCCTCTCGAGGCCTGGAAGTAGTTCGCGATGACGGGGCGATTGAAAAGGCTGTAGACGACGCATTGGCGGCTAACCCAGATATCGTCGAAAAGTACAAGGCAGGCAACAAGAAGGTTACTGGCGCGATCGTTGGTGCCGTGATGAAGGCGACCCAGGGTAAGGCTGACCCGGGTCAGGTGAATCAGTTAATTGCCAAGAAGTTGTCCTAG
- a CDS encoding ATP-dependent 6-phosphofructokinase, giving the protein MRIATLTSGGDCPGLNAVIRGIVRTAAEYGSTVVGFEDGWQGLLEDRRVQLYDDDFIDRILSRGGTILGTGRLHPDDFKAGIEQIKANLEDAGIDCLIPIGGEGTLKGAKFLADNGIPVVGVPKTIDNDVNGTDYTFGFDTAVAVATDAIDRLHTTAESHDRVMIVEVMGRHVGWIALHAGMASGAHDILIPEHPFDIEEVCKKMARRFQLGEKYGIIVVAEGALPKEGTLEIADREVDQFGHEKFQDISGLIAKEIENRLDTEVRSTVLGHIQRGGTPTAFDRVLATRFAVNATKACLRGDFNKVVALKGQEIELIDFEEAVGTLKEVPDYRYATAQNLFG; this is encoded by the coding sequence ATGCGTATTGCGACCTTGACCAGTGGTGGAGATTGTCCAGGCCTAAATGCCGTCATTCGGGGCATTGTGCGAACAGCGGCAGAGTATGGATCGACCGTCGTGGGCTTTGAGGATGGTTGGCAGGGGCTTCTCGAGGATCGTCGTGTGCAGTTGTATGACGATGATTTTATTGACCGTATTTTGAGTCGAGGCGGAACGATTCTGGGCACTGGTCGCTTGCATCCCGACGACTTTAAAGCTGGCATCGAGCAAATTAAAGCGAATTTGGAGGATGCCGGCATTGATTGTCTTATCCCAATTGGCGGCGAGGGCACTCTCAAGGGGGCAAAGTTCCTGGCGGATAATGGCATTCCTGTGGTGGGCGTGCCAAAGACAATTGACAATGATGTCAATGGTACGGACTACACGTTCGGTTTCGATACGGCGGTTGCGGTTGCTACCGACGCCATCGATCGCCTTCACACTACTGCCGAGTCTCACGACCGTGTGATGATCGTGGAGGTTATGGGCCGTCACGTAGGGTGGATTGCCTTGCACGCAGGAATGGCGTCGGGTGCTCACGATATTCTCATTCCGGAACATCCGTTTGATATCGAGGAAGTCTGTAAGAAGATGGCTCGTCGTTTCCAACTGGGGGAGAAGTACGGAATCATCGTGGTTGCTGAAGGGGCGCTTCCTAAGGAAGGAACTTTGGAAATCGCTGACCGTGAGGTTGATCAGTTTGGGCATGAAAAATTCCAGGATATTTCGGGTCTGATCGCCAAAGAGATTGAAAACCGGCTGGATACTGAGGTGCGTTCCACTGTGCTTGGGCACATTCAGCGCGGTGGCACACCCACTGCTTTTGACCGTGTGCTTGCCACCCGTTTTGCTGTCAACGCAACGAAGGCATGCCTGCGGGGAGACTTCAATAAGGTCGTGGCTCTCAAAGGCCAAGAGATTGAGCTTATTGATTTTGAAGAGGCAGTGGGAACCCTTAAAGAAGTTCCTGATTACCGCTATGCCACTGCGCAGAACCTGTTCGGCTAG
- a CDS encoding NUDIX domain-containing protein translates to MTYEGPEYRGDGWAVTADGTSFWGVLGAAGLFLVTPDNYVLVQLRAAWTNRGGTWAIPGGARNPHETAAQAALRETWEETSVDTSLITVLGDVVTASAPLDHVLRREPVLDEEQYLLAPVKELARRTGDPREALKMHPVYHPTNGGEAIFGLGARWWWQIQDHEYNDQWSYTTVIAECDKPLEFSATSESTDLAWHHIDELEQLDLLPAFRQALPTIREKLSALRMATP, encoded by the coding sequence ATGACATATGAAGGTCCTGAATACCGAGGCGACGGCTGGGCTGTCACAGCCGATGGAACCAGTTTTTGGGGTGTGCTAGGAGCGGCCGGACTATTCCTCGTCACTCCGGATAATTACGTGCTGGTGCAGCTGCGTGCCGCATGGACCAATAGGGGAGGAACGTGGGCGATTCCTGGTGGGGCGCGGAATCCTCATGAGACGGCTGCCCAGGCTGCCTTAAGAGAGACGTGGGAAGAGACGAGCGTGGATACCAGTCTGATTACCGTGCTCGGCGACGTGGTGACAGCTTCTGCCCCTCTCGACCATGTGTTGCGCCGGGAACCGGTATTAGATGAAGAACAGTATTTGTTGGCTCCGGTGAAAGAACTAGCGAGGCGTACAGGAGATCCGCGAGAGGCGTTGAAAATGCACCCGGTTTATCACCCAACTAATGGAGGCGAAGCAATTTTCGGTCTGGGTGCGCGCTGGTGGTGGCAGATCCAGGACCATGAGTACAACGATCAGTGGAGCTATACCACTGTGATTGCAGAGTGCGACAAGCCACTGGAATTTTCTGCGACGAGTGAATCCACCGATCTGGCGTGGCACCATATTGACGAGTTGGAACAGCTGGATCTGCTGCCTGCTTTTCGCCAAGCGCTGCCTACAATCCGTGAAAAGCTGAGTGCGTTGCGCATGGCAACTCCGTAG